One window of the Lytechinus variegatus isolate NC3 chromosome 3, Lvar_3.0, whole genome shotgun sequence genome contains the following:
- the LOC121410129 gene encoding uncharacterized protein LOC121410129 yields MGSTNSKEENTPLTRRDGTPGKRVNVVICSCSDSNNVNGLITQIRNDMSDVVASVRFETLPYNIIDMDTFDFNGIDVLLLCHSIENRRFSLTNVTDALYDGFLPKARMHLGKSKIGVIAHDFPTYELTPDRIESRMKSFLHAQETTFNHSSLVLIGGQFNHHPIELQIDQINQLKWFFLKAANPPMLESFRKCLFRFCCCCYCCCSC; encoded by the exons ATGGGCTCTACGAACAGTAAAGAG GAGAACACTCCTCTTACACGTCGAGATGGAACACCAGGGAAGAGGGTTAATGTGGTAATTTGTAGTTGTAGTGACTCCAACAACGTTAATGGCCTCATCACTCAAATTAGGAATGATATGTCGGACGTCGTCGCAAGCGTGAGGTTCGAAACTCTCCCTTACAACATCATAGACATGGATACATTTGATTTCAATGGGATAGATGTTCTACTTCTCTGTCATTCTATTGAGAACAGGCGATTCTCACTGACCAACGTTACCGATGCTCTATATGATGGTTTCTTACCAAAGGCCAGAATGCATTTGG GTAAAAGCAAAATAGGAGTGATAGCGCATGACTTCCCTACGTATGAACTCACACCAGATCGTATTGAATCTAGGATGAAATCATTTCTTCACGCCCAGGAAACAACATTTAATCATTCTTCATTGGTGTTGATTGGAGGTCAGTTCAACCATCATCCAATAGAACTTCAAATAGATCAGATCAATCAACTCAAATGGTTCTTTCTTAAAGCTGCTAATCCCCCGATGTTGGAATCGTTCCGAAAATGCCTTTTCCGATTCTGTTGTTGCTGTTACTGTTGTTGTTCGTGCTAG